Proteins found in one Sorghum bicolor cultivar BTx623 chromosome 1, Sorghum_bicolor_NCBIv3, whole genome shotgun sequence genomic segment:
- the LOC110434023 gene encoding organic cation/carnitine transporter 7-like isoform X1, which yields METYTTDDALTAMGFGKFQALVLVYAGTGWLADSMELMLLSFVGPLVRQQWNVSPQHESLLSSVVFTGMLLGACSWGYISDKYGRRTALLFSIILTAGAGFISALSPNYISLLALRFLVGIGVGGTHVFSSWFLEFVPAKNRGAWMIVFSAFWTFGTIFEASLAWVVLSRLSWRWLLAFTALPCFVLLVFFVIAPESPRYLCVQNRISDATLVLERMSKTNRVALPPGALTYHTETQLLDDNGPQNGHLPVRIMTMSSSKSGSGGIAALRKLFSRKLLRSTLLIWFVWFANSFAYYGLVLLTSQLSDANRRCKSAQKSEAHQNKSNLYKDVFITSLAEFPGLVISAIIVDWFGRKATMWILLFGCCGFLGPLAVHQKEALTTALLFGARACGMGSSTVLCLYAPEVYPTSARSTGVGIATAIGKIGGIVCPLIAVGLLRSCHQMEAVLVFELVLGLAGVACILFPVETKGREMK from the exons ATGGAGACGTACACTACAGATGACGCGCTCACGGCCATGGGGTTTGGCAAGTTCCAGGCGCTTGTTCTCGTGTACGCGGGGACGGGCTGGCTCGCGGACTCCATGGAGCTCATGCTGCTTTCCTTCGTCGGACCACTGGTTCGACAGCAGTGGAATGTCTCTCCCCAGCATGAGAGCCTGCTCTCTAGCGTCGTCTTCACTGGCATGCTCCTGGGAGCCTGTTCCTGGGGCTATATTTCCGACAAATATGGAAGAAG GACTGCTTTACTGTTCTCCATTATTCTTACTGCTGGAGCAGGGTTTATAAGTGCTTTATCTCCTAACTACATATCCTTGCTGGCTCTTCGGTTTCTTGTCGGTATAGGAGTTGGTGGCACTCATGTATTCTCATCTTGGTTTTTGGAATTTGTTCCTGCAAAGAACCGTGGTGCCTGGATGAttgtgttttctgctttctggACATTCGGAACCATCTTCGAGGCTTCACTTGCGTGG GTTGTGTTATCAAGACTGAGTTGGCGGTGGTTGCTGGCGTTCACCGCCCTTCCATGCTTCGTTCTGCTTGTGTTTTTCGTCATTGCACCCGAGTCACCACGCTATCTGTGCGTACAGAACAGAATCTCTGATGCGACTCTTGTCCTGGAGAGGATGTCAAAGACGAACAGAGTCGCTCTTCCTCCTGGAGCTCTCACATACCACACAGAAACACAGTTGCTTGATGACAACGGCCCTCAGAATGGGCACCTTCCTGTCAGAATCATGACCATGAGCTCATCCAAATCTGGTTCTGGTGGCATTGCTGCGTTGCGCAAGCTGTTTTCACGCAAGCTGCTCAGATCGACTCTCCTTATTTGGTTTGTTTGGTTTGCAAACTCCTTTGCCTATTACGGGCTAGTGTTGCTGACGTCGCAGCTGAGTGATGCAAACAGAAGATGCAAGTCTGCTCAGAAATCTGAAGCGCACCAAAACAAGTCCAATCTCTACAAAGATGTTTTCATAACTAGCTTAGCAG AGTTTCCGGGGTTGGTTATTTCTGCCATTATCGTTGATTGGTTTGGCCGGAAAGCTACAATGTGGATCTTGCTGTTTGGATGCTGTGGTTTCCTCGGACCTCTGGCTGTTCATCAGAAAGAGGCACTGACAACCGCTCTTCTATTCGGTGCTCGCGCCTGTGGCATGGGGAGCTCTACAGTTTTGTGCCTTTATGCACCAGAG GTGTACCCAACATCAGCGCGCTCAACAGGTGTTGGCATTGCCACCGCCATTGGTAAGATTGGCGGCATCGTTTGCCCCCTTATCGCTGTCGGGCTGCTCCGGAGCTGCCACCAAATGGAAGCAGTCCTAGTCTTTGAGCTGGTCCTAGGCCTCGCAGGAGTAGCCTGCATCCTCTTCCCTGTGGAGACCAAGGGCCGCGAGATGAAATGA
- the LOC110434023 gene encoding organic cation/carnitine transporter 7-like isoform X2, which produces METYTTDDALTAMGFGKFQALVLVYAGTGWLADSMELMLLSFVGPLVRQQWNVSPQHESLLSSVVFTGMLLGACSWGYISDKYGRRTALLFSIILTAGAGFISALSPNYISLLALRFLVGIGVGGTHVFSSWFLEFVPAKNRGAWMIVFSAFWTFGTIFEASLAWVVLSRLSWRWLLAFTALPCFVLLVFFVIAPESPRYLCVQNRISDATLVLERMSKTNRVALPPGALTYHTETQLLDDNGPQNGHLPVRIMTMSSSKSGSGGIAALRKLFSRKLLRSTLLIWFVWFANSFAYYGLVLLTSQLSDANRRCKSAQKSEAHQNKSNLYKDVFITSLAEFPGLVISAIIVDWFGRKATMWILLFGCCGFLGPLAVHQKEALTTALLFGARACGMGSSTVLCLYAPEVYPTSARSTGVGIATAIGKIGGIVCPLIAVGLLRSCHQMEAVLVFELVLGLAGVACILFPVETKGREMK; this is translated from the exons ATGGAGACGTACACTACAGATGACGCGCTCACGGCCATGGGGTTTGGCAAGTTCCAGGCGCTTGTTCTCGTGTACGCGGGGACGGGCTGGCTCGCGGACTCCATGGAGCTCATGCTGCTTTCCTTCGTCGGACCACTGGTTCGACAGCAGTGGAATGTCTCTCCCCAGCATGAGAGCCTGCTCTCTAGCGTCGTCTTCACTGGCATGCTCCTGGGAGCCTGTTCCTGGGGCTATATTTCCGACAAATATGGAAGAAG GACTGCTTTACTGTTCTCCATTATTCTTACTGCTGGAGCAGGGTTTATAAGTGCTTTATCTCCTAACTACATATCCTTGCTGGCTCTTCGGTTTCTTGTCGGTATAGGAGTTGGTGGCACTCATGTATTCTCATCTTGGTTTTTGGAATTTGTTCCTGCAAAGAACCGTGGTGCCTGGATGAttgtgttttctgctttctggACATTCGGAACCATCTTCGAGGCTTCACTTGCGTGG GTTGTGTTATCAAGACTGAGTTGGCGGTGGTTGCTGGCGTTCACCGCCCTTCCATGCTTCGTTCTGCTTGTGTTTTTCGTCATTGCACCCGAGTCACCACGCTATCTGTGCGTACAGAACAGAATCTCTGATGCGACTCTTGTCCTGGAGAGGATGTCAAAGACGAACAGAGTCGCTCTTCCTCCTGGAGCTCTCACATACCACACAGAAACACAGTTGCTTGATGACAACGGCCCTCAGAATGGGCACCTTCCTGTCAGAATCATGACCATGAGCTCATCCAAATCTGGTTCTGGTGGCATTGCTGCGTTGCGCAAGCTGTTTTCACGCAAGCTGCTCAGATCGACTCTCCTTATTTGGTTTGTTTGGTTTGCAAACTCCTTTGCCTATTACGGGCTAGTGTTGCTGACGTCGCAGCTGAGTGATGCAAACAGAAGATGCAAGTCTGCTCAGAAATCTGAAGCGCACCAAAACAAGTCCAATCTCTACAAAGATGTTTTCATAACTAGCTTAGCAG AGTTTCCGGGGTTGGTTATTTCTGCCATTATCGTTGATTGGTTTGGCCGGAAAGCTACAATGTGGATCTTGCTGTTTGGATGCTGTGGTTTCCTCGGACCTCTGGCTGTTCATCAGAAAGAGGCACTGACAACCGCTCTTCTATTCGGTGCTCGCGCCTGTGGCATGGGGAGCTCTACAGTTTTGTGCCTTTATGCACCAGAG GTGTACCCAACATCAGCGCGCTCAACAGGTGTTGGCATTGCCACCGCCATTGGTAAGATTGGCGGCATCGTTTGCCCCCTTATCGCTGTCGGGCTGCTCCGGAGCTGCCACCAAATGGAAGCAGTCCTAGTCTTTGAGCTGGTCCTAGGCCTCGCAGGAGTAGCCTGCATCCTCTTCCCTGTGGAGACCAAGGGCCGCGAG ATGAAATGA
- the LOC110433959 gene encoding uncharacterized protein LOC110433959, with the protein MHGAEKGLNELCGMLKQAEADIKKGASSSHVMAIQNKPNFKKKGNAWRKKKGKAKGETSKPNPPAPKAGPTASTKCFHCGGEGHWKRNCKVYLESIKDRGSKGDDKK; encoded by the exons ATGCATGGGGCCGAGAAGGGCTTGAATGAGCTGTGTGGGATGCTTAAGCAAGCAGAGGCAGACATCAAGAAGGGTGCTAGCAGTAGCCATGTGATGGCAATCCAGAACAAGCCTAACTTTAAGAAGAAGGGCAATGCGTGGAGGAAGAAAAAGGGCAAGGCTAAAGGTGAGACCTCTAAGCCAAACCCACCTGCACCTAAGGCTGGACCAACTGCGAGCACCAAGTGCTTTCACTGTGGTGGGGAAGGTCACTGGAAGAGAAACTGCAAGGTGTACTTGGAGTCCATAAAGGATCGTGGCAGTAAAG GGGATGATAAGAAGTAG